Proteins co-encoded in one Quercus robur chromosome 8, dhQueRobu3.1, whole genome shotgun sequence genomic window:
- the LOC126697095 gene encoding protein GRIP-like isoform X4 produces MNLQNIEEAWRIKCKGVKAQNEASSAQDVQKELDELKLHYKRLKEEHDTFRDLADRMIEEKDKEIYKLLDDNKDLHQSLESRPPVDHNGNHYTPMQKQDAQNLSTSAAEQQILLLARQQAQKEEELAQSQWHILALQEEIEELECENRLHSQQVYSCLNFCRFNCLCI; encoded by the exons ATGAACCTTCAAAATATAGAAGAAGCATGGCGAA TCAAATGTAAGGGAGTGAAGGCTCAAAATGAAGCATCGTCTGCACAGGATGTACAAAAAGAATTGGATGAGCTCaaattacattataaaagatTGAAG GAAGAGCATGATACATTTCGTGATCTTGCTGATCGAATGATTGAGGAGAAGGACAAAGAAATTTATAAACTTCTTGATGACAATAAGGATCTTCATCAATCTTTAGAATCAAGACCACCT GTTGATCACAATGGAAATCACTACACAC CCATGCAAAAGCAGGATGCACAGAATTTAAGCACTTCTGCAGCAGAACAGCAGATTCTG CTTTTGGCAAGGCAGCAAGCTCAGAAAGAGGAAGAGCTAGCACAATCACAATGGCATATTTTAGCACTTCAA GAGGAAATTGAAGAGCTTGAATGTGAGAATCGTCTCCATAGCCAACAGGTATACAGTTGTCTGAATTTTTGCAGATTCAATTGTTTGTGTATTTAA
- the LOC126697095 gene encoding protein GRIP-like isoform X2 — protein sequence MNLQNIEEAWRIKCKGVKAQNEASSAQDVQKELDELKLHYKRLKEEHDTFRDLADRMIEEKDKEIYKLLDDNKDLHQSLESRPPVDHNGNHYTRMNPFLLPLVSTSIAMQKQDAQNLSTSAAEQQILLLARQQAQKEEELAQSQWHILALQEEIEELECENRLHSQQQREANWLLD from the exons ATGAACCTTCAAAATATAGAAGAAGCATGGCGAA TCAAATGTAAGGGAGTGAAGGCTCAAAATGAAGCATCGTCTGCACAGGATGTACAAAAAGAATTGGATGAGCTCaaattacattataaaagatTGAAG GAAGAGCATGATACATTTCGTGATCTTGCTGATCGAATGATTGAGGAGAAGGACAAAGAAATTTATAAACTTCTTGATGACAATAAGGATCTTCATCAATCTTTAGAATCAAGACCACCT GTTGATCACAATGGAAATCACTACACACGTATGAACCCATTCTTGCTACCACTTGTCAGCACCTCTATTG CCATGCAAAAGCAGGATGCACAGAATTTAAGCACTTCTGCAGCAGAACAGCAGATTCTG CTTTTGGCAAGGCAGCAAGCTCAGAAAGAGGAAGAGCTAGCACAATCACAATGGCATATTTTAGCACTTCAA GAGGAAATTGAAGAGCTTGAATGTGAGAATCGTCTCCATAGCCAACAG CAGCGAGAAGCCAACTGGTTGTTGGACTGA
- the LOC126697095 gene encoding protein GRIP-like isoform X3, translating into MNLQNIEEAWRIKCKGVKAQNEASSAQDVQKELDELKLHYKRLKEEHDTFRDLADRMIEEKDKEIYKLLDDNKDLHQSLESRPPVDHNGNHYTRMNPFLLPLVSTSIAMQKQDAQNLSTSAAEQQILLLARQQAQKEEELAQSQWHILALQEEIEELECENRLHSQQREANWLLD; encoded by the exons ATGAACCTTCAAAATATAGAAGAAGCATGGCGAA TCAAATGTAAGGGAGTGAAGGCTCAAAATGAAGCATCGTCTGCACAGGATGTACAAAAAGAATTGGATGAGCTCaaattacattataaaagatTGAAG GAAGAGCATGATACATTTCGTGATCTTGCTGATCGAATGATTGAGGAGAAGGACAAAGAAATTTATAAACTTCTTGATGACAATAAGGATCTTCATCAATCTTTAGAATCAAGACCACCT GTTGATCACAATGGAAATCACTACACACGTATGAACCCATTCTTGCTACCACTTGTCAGCACCTCTATTG CCATGCAAAAGCAGGATGCACAGAATTTAAGCACTTCTGCAGCAGAACAGCAGATTCTG CTTTTGGCAAGGCAGCAAGCTCAGAAAGAGGAAGAGCTAGCACAATCACAATGGCATATTTTAGCACTTCAA GAGGAAATTGAAGAGCTTGAATGTGAGAATCGTCTCCATAGCCAACAG CGAGAAGCCAACTGGTTGTTGGACTGA
- the LOC126697095 gene encoding protein GRIP-like isoform X1: protein MNLQNIEEAWRIKCKGVKAQNEASSAQDVQKELDELKLHYKRLKEEHDTFRDLADRMIEEKDKEIYKLLDDNKDLHQSLESRPPVDHNGNHYTRMNPFLLPLVSTSIAMQKQDAQNLSTSAAEQQILLLARQQAQKEEELAQSQWHILALQEEIEELECENRLHSQQVYSCLNFCRFNCLCI from the exons ATGAACCTTCAAAATATAGAAGAAGCATGGCGAA TCAAATGTAAGGGAGTGAAGGCTCAAAATGAAGCATCGTCTGCACAGGATGTACAAAAAGAATTGGATGAGCTCaaattacattataaaagatTGAAG GAAGAGCATGATACATTTCGTGATCTTGCTGATCGAATGATTGAGGAGAAGGACAAAGAAATTTATAAACTTCTTGATGACAATAAGGATCTTCATCAATCTTTAGAATCAAGACCACCT GTTGATCACAATGGAAATCACTACACACGTATGAACCCATTCTTGCTACCACTTGTCAGCACCTCTATTG CCATGCAAAAGCAGGATGCACAGAATTTAAGCACTTCTGCAGCAGAACAGCAGATTCTG CTTTTGGCAAGGCAGCAAGCTCAGAAAGAGGAAGAGCTAGCACAATCACAATGGCATATTTTAGCACTTCAA GAGGAAATTGAAGAGCTTGAATGTGAGAATCGTCTCCATAGCCAACAGGTATACAGTTGTCTGAATTTTTGCAGATTCAATTGTTTGTGTATTTAA
- the LOC126697095 gene encoding protein GRIP-like isoform X5 has protein sequence MNLQNIEEAWRIKCKGVKAQNEASSAQDVQKELDELKLHYKRLKEEHDTFRDLADRMIEEKDKEIYKLLDDNKDLHQSLESRPPVDHNGNHYTPMQKQDAQNLSTSAAEQQILLLARQQAQKEEELAQSQWHILALQEEIEELECENRLHSQQQREANWLLD, from the exons ATGAACCTTCAAAATATAGAAGAAGCATGGCGAA TCAAATGTAAGGGAGTGAAGGCTCAAAATGAAGCATCGTCTGCACAGGATGTACAAAAAGAATTGGATGAGCTCaaattacattataaaagatTGAAG GAAGAGCATGATACATTTCGTGATCTTGCTGATCGAATGATTGAGGAGAAGGACAAAGAAATTTATAAACTTCTTGATGACAATAAGGATCTTCATCAATCTTTAGAATCAAGACCACCT GTTGATCACAATGGAAATCACTACACAC CCATGCAAAAGCAGGATGCACAGAATTTAAGCACTTCTGCAGCAGAACAGCAGATTCTG CTTTTGGCAAGGCAGCAAGCTCAGAAAGAGGAAGAGCTAGCACAATCACAATGGCATATTTTAGCACTTCAA GAGGAAATTGAAGAGCTTGAATGTGAGAATCGTCTCCATAGCCAACAG CAGCGAGAAGCCAACTGGTTGTTGGACTGA